One genomic window of Pempheris klunzingeri isolate RE-2024b chromosome 12, fPemKlu1.hap1, whole genome shotgun sequence includes the following:
- the rrbp1a gene encoding ribosome-binding protein 1a isoform X3 gives MDIYDPQTLGIMVFGGFMVISAVGIALVSTFSMKETSYEEALAKQRRELGKIQSARSEKKKKDKVSEKKTRGKKKEEKPNGKIPEPEKVQEEAEAEAEAEAVIEPAAAPVVAAAPVPEPVPAFEAKPAAAPEDTQPKTAADPSPAPTDASPAPSPKEKKKKKVAKVEPASSQPAPPVSAPAPVKSSPVPASTPSSAAAPAKAAPASAKAAPAPAKSAPAPAPAKSSPAPASAKSAPPSAKPAPAKSAAAPAKSPAAPSKTAPVLEAVTKDVPVMAVPPVGAQQAPAAAAKAQEPKKKASKKKTESVAAVDSADAPLYLPYKALVSTISSMVFSEGEAHRLIEILSEKVGIIQDTWHTATQKGDPVAVLKKQLEEREKQLAAEQEDTTAAKNRLRELSKELSAEKSKVASVETRLSSQLSKREQEMIALQARMQASYQDHIAQTQGLNAKILSLQDQLEKGPNAQLAHLQQENTILRDALNQATSQVESKQNAELAKLRQECTKLTKELGEKADSLLADEHIRKGLEAKVSATEKQLSLLQASHAESEQALQRRLEEVCEELRTAQSRNGSLQATLDKAQQDSSSLSEFQVRMGTLEAEVRERSAQVDALTAQLEETQAEKNQLVQQVASINSLLEASQTQKEEDNSQQVNAEELEQLKLSLQERDGQLSTLHEELKQLQTKQEAAEKTIVELEQRNKSEDGSLIASLQDELKNLKEEMVQLNSTPPDSSTELQLLQSSLTEKEALVTSLQEELREVREKTATDANALGELTAFQTEAKETLQALFPQIPAETEQSNWIQVFAQKAQEALSQQSQESQSSTELPELLEKLKEAEESHGTLQAECDQYRTVLAETEGMLKHLQKSVEEEELVWKSKMADSEEQLRAALEKAGKLEAENQSIDQLKEQVMLLEAQLEKQADYQESSEEMEQLKLQLSEAQSQLDLAQKEAQAHKEELTQVREQLGEITMRAQREQNGPAEAQPSQVQGELSQTAEMLHGEAAQKQQLSEEVEQAQKTISELQAQLDLLKDSAESPQADTEDVAQLKERLEKEKKLSKDLGQAATKLQQLLKATQEQLTKERDTVRTLQEHLEGKGEYVELKEGTSV, from the exons ATGGATATCTATGACCCCCAGACCCTTGGGATAATGGTGTTTGGTGGATTCATGGTGATCTCTGCTGTTGGGATCGCCCTCGTCTCCACCTTCTCCATGAAGGAGACCTCGTATGAGGAGGCCTTGGCCAAACAGCGCAGAGAGTTGGGTAAGATTCAGTCTGCTCGGtctgagaaaaagaagaaggacaAAGTATCTGAGAAGAAGACCCgtggaaagaagaaagaggaaaagccCAACGGAAAGATACCAGAGCCTGAGAAAGTCCAAGAGGAAGCCGAAGCTGAAGCCGAAGCCGAAGCAGTCATTGAGCCTGCTGCTGCCCCAGTGGTAGCAGCGGCTCCTGTCCCGGAGCCTGTCCCAGCGTTTGAGGCCAAACCAGCTGCAGCGCCAGAAGACACGCAGCCCAAGACTGCCGCTGACCCGAGCCCTGCTCCGACCGACGCCTCACCTGCCCCCTCGCctaaagagaagaagaagaagaaggtggcTAAAGTGGAGCCAGCCTCCAGCCAGCCCGCTCCACCTGTGTCTGCCCCCGCGCCAGTCAAGTCCTCCCCGGTCCCTGCATCCACCCCATCCTCTGCAGCTGCCCCCGCCAAGGCTGCCCCTGCATCAGCCAAGGCTGCCCCTGCCCCTGCTAAGTCTGCCCCCGCACCTGCACCAGCTAAGTCCTCTCCTGCCCCGGCCTCAGCCAAGTCTGCCCCTCCGTCAGCCAAACCAGCCCCCGCCAAGTCTGCCGCAGCCCCGGCCAAGTCTCCAGCGGCTCCATCCAAGACTGCCCCGGTGCTGGAGGCTGTCACTAAGGATGTCCCGGTGATGGCAGTGCCCCCAGTGGGGGCCCAGcaggctcctgctgctgcagcaaaagCACAGGAGCCCAAGAAGAAGGCATCCAAGAAGAAGACCGAGTCTG TGGCAGCTGTGGATTCTGCTGATGCTCCGCTGTACCTGCCCTACAAGGCTCTGGTGTCCACCATCAGTAGCATGGTGTTCAGCGAGGGAGAGGCTCACAGGCTCATCGAGATCCTGTCTGAAAAAGTCGGCATCATTCAGGACACCTGGCACACG GCCACTCAGAAAGGAGACCCAGTGGCCGTCCTGAAGAAGCAgttggaggagagggagaaacagctgGCAGCAGAACAAGAGGACACTACTGCAGCGAAGAACCGCCTCAGAGAGCTCAGCAAG GAGCTGTCTGCCGAGAAGTCCAAGGTGGCCAGTGTGGAGACGAGGCTGAGCTCCCAGCTCAGTAAGAGGGAGCAAGAAATGATTGCTCTGCAAGCTCGCATGCAGGCCAGTTACCAGGACCACATCGCCCAGACCCAGGGGCTGAATGCCAAG ATCCTCAGCCTGCAGGACCAGCTGGAGAAAGGCCCCAATGCCCAGCTGGCCcatctgcagcaggagaacacgATTCTCCGCGACGCCCTCAACCAGGCCACCAGCCAGGtggagagcaa GCAGAATGCCGAGCTGGCCAAGCTGCGTCAGGAATGCACCAAGCTAACCAAGGAGCTCGGAGAGAAGGCCGACAGTCTGCTCGCTGATGAACACATCAGGAAAGGGCTGGAGGCCAAGGTCTCTGCCACCGAGAAGCAGCTCTCCCTGCTGCAG GCCAGCCATGCGGAGAGCGAGCAGGCGTTACAGAGGAGGttggaggaggtgtgtgaggagCTCaggacagcacagagcagaaatGGCAGTCTGCAGGCCACTTTGGACAAAGCTCAGCAGGACAGCAGCTCACTGTCAG AGTTTCAGGTGCGCATGGGGACGCTGGAGGCTGAGGTCAGGGAGCGCTCTGCTCAGGTGGACGCCCTCACTGCCCAGCTGGAggagacacaggcagagaagaaCCAGCTCGTACAGCAGGTGGCTTCCATCAACTCACTGCTGGAGGCCAGTCAGACCCAAAAGGAGGAGGATAACAGTCAG CAGGTGAATGCTGAGGAACTGGAACAGCTAAAGCTCAG CCTTCAGGAGAGAGACGGCCAGTTGAGCACACTTCACGAGGAACTGAAGCAACTGCAGACGAAGCAGGAAGCTGCT GAGAAAACCATCGTTGAGCTAGAGCAAAGAAATAAGAG tgagGACGGCAGCCTTATCGCATCACTTCAGGATGAACTTAAAAACCTCAAAGAAGAGATGGTGCAGCTGAACAGCACACCG CCAGATAGCTCCACAGAGCTCCAGCTACTACAGAGCAG TCTGACTGAGAAGGAAGCTCTGGTCACATCACTACAAGAGGAGCTGAgggaagtgagagaaaagacGGCCACTGATGCA AACGCTCTGGGAGAACTGACAGCGTTTCAAACTGAAGCTAAAGAAACTCTCCAGGCGCTCTTCCCTCAGATACCAGCAGAGACGGAGCAG TCCAACTGGATACAAGTATTTGCTCAGAAAGCTCAGGAGGCTCTCAGCCAGCAGAGCCAGGAGTCCCAGTCAAGCACAGAGCTGCCT gAGTTGCTGGAGAAACTGAAGGAGGCCGAGGAGAGCCATGGGACCCTGCAGGCTGAGTGTGATCAGTACAGGACAGTCCTGGCTGAAACA GAAGGAATGCTGAAACATCTGCAGAAGAgcgtggaggaagaggagcttgTATGGAAGTCCAAGATGGCTGactcagaggagcagctgagggCG GCTTTGGAGAAGGCCGGCAAGCTGGAGGCAGAAAACCAAAGTATAGATCAG TTGAAGGAGCAGGTGATGCTGCTGGAGGCTCAgctggagaagcaggcagacTACCAGGAGAGCTCAGAGGAGATGGAGCAG ctgaagctgcagctgtcagaggcTCAGAGCCAGCTGGATTTGGCCCAGAAGGAGGCCCAGGCACACAAGGAGGAGCTTACACAG GTCAGAGAGCAGCTGGGCGAGATCACGATGCGGGCTCAGCGAGAGCAGAATGGCCCAGCTGAGGCTCAACCCAGTCAG GTTCAGGGCGAGCTGAGTCAGACGGCTGAGATGCTGCACGGGGAGGCGGctcagaagcagcagctgtcagaggagGTTGAGCAG GCCCAGAAGACTATAAGTGAACTTCAGGCTCAGCTGGATCTGCTGAAGGATTCTGCAGAGTCACCACAAGCTGACACGGAGGACGTTGCTCAGCTGAAG GAGCGcctggagaaggagaagaagctgTCCAAAGACCTGGGCCAGGCCGCCACCAAGCTCCAGCAGCTTCTCAAAGCCACTCAGGAGCAGCTGACCAAAGAGAGGGACACCGTGAGGACACTACAGGAGCACCTGGAGGGCAAG GGAGAATACGTGGAGCTGAAGGAAGGAACCTCCGTGTGA
- the rrbp1a gene encoding ribosome-binding protein 1a isoform X1, with the protein MDIYDPQTLGIMVFGGFMVISAVGIALVSTFSMKETSYEEALAKQRRELGKIQSARSEKKKKDKVSEKKTRGKKKEEKPNGKIPEPEKVQEEAEAEAEAEAVIEPAAAPVVAAAPVPEPVPAFEAKPAAAPEDTQPKTAADPSPAPTDASPAPSPKEKKKKKVAKVEPASSQPAPPVSAPAPVKSSPVPASTPSSAAAPAKAAPASAKAAPAPAKSAPAPAPAKSSPAPASAKSAPPSAKPAPAKSAAAPAKSPAAPSKTAPVLEAVTKDVPVMAVPPVGAQQAPAAAAKAQEPKKKASKKKTESVAAVDSADAPLYLPYKALVSTISSMVFSEGEAHRLIEILSEKVGIIQDTWHTATQKGDPVAVLKKQLEEREKQLAAEQEDTTAAKNRLRELSKELSAEKSKVASVETRLSSQLSKREQEMIALQARMQASYQDHIAQTQGLNAKILSLQDQLEKGPNAQLAHLQQENTILRDALNQATSQVESKQNAELAKLRQECTKLTKELGEKADSLLADEHIRKGLEAKVSATEKQLSLLQASHAESEQALQRRLEEVCEELRTAQSRNGSLQATLDKAQQDSSSLSEFQVRMGTLEAEVRERSAQVDALTAQLEETQAEKNQLVQQVASINSLLEASQTQKEEDNSQQVNAEELEQLKLSLQERDGQLSTLHEELKQLQTKQEAAEKTIVELEQRNKSEDGSLIASLQDELKNLKEEMVQLNSTPQPDSSTELQLLQSSLTEKEALVTSLQEELREVREKTATDAQNALGELTAFQTEAKETLQALFPQIPAETEQSNWIQVFAQKAQEALSQQSQESQSSTELPELLEKLKEAEESHGTLQAECDQYRTVLAETEGMLKHLQKSVEEEELVWKSKMADSEEQLRAALEKAGKLEAENQSIDQLKEQVMLLEAQLEKQADYQESSEEMEQLKLQLSEAQSQLDLAQKEAQAHKEELTQVREQLGEITMRAQREQNGPAEAQPSQVQGELSQTAEMLHGEAAQKQQLSEEVEQAQKTISELQAQLDLLKDSAESPQADTEDVAQLKERLEKEKKLSKDLGQAATKLQQLLKATQEQLTKERDTVRTLQEHLEGKGEYVELKEGTSV; encoded by the exons ATGGATATCTATGACCCCCAGACCCTTGGGATAATGGTGTTTGGTGGATTCATGGTGATCTCTGCTGTTGGGATCGCCCTCGTCTCCACCTTCTCCATGAAGGAGACCTCGTATGAGGAGGCCTTGGCCAAACAGCGCAGAGAGTTGGGTAAGATTCAGTCTGCTCGGtctgagaaaaagaagaaggacaAAGTATCTGAGAAGAAGACCCgtggaaagaagaaagaggaaaagccCAACGGAAAGATACCAGAGCCTGAGAAAGTCCAAGAGGAAGCCGAAGCTGAAGCCGAAGCCGAAGCAGTCATTGAGCCTGCTGCTGCCCCAGTGGTAGCAGCGGCTCCTGTCCCGGAGCCTGTCCCAGCGTTTGAGGCCAAACCAGCTGCAGCGCCAGAAGACACGCAGCCCAAGACTGCCGCTGACCCGAGCCCTGCTCCGACCGACGCCTCACCTGCCCCCTCGCctaaagagaagaagaagaagaaggtggcTAAAGTGGAGCCAGCCTCCAGCCAGCCCGCTCCACCTGTGTCTGCCCCCGCGCCAGTCAAGTCCTCCCCGGTCCCTGCATCCACCCCATCCTCTGCAGCTGCCCCCGCCAAGGCTGCCCCTGCATCAGCCAAGGCTGCCCCTGCCCCTGCTAAGTCTGCCCCCGCACCTGCACCAGCTAAGTCCTCTCCTGCCCCGGCCTCAGCCAAGTCTGCCCCTCCGTCAGCCAAACCAGCCCCCGCCAAGTCTGCCGCAGCCCCGGCCAAGTCTCCAGCGGCTCCATCCAAGACTGCCCCGGTGCTGGAGGCTGTCACTAAGGATGTCCCGGTGATGGCAGTGCCCCCAGTGGGGGCCCAGcaggctcctgctgctgcagcaaaagCACAGGAGCCCAAGAAGAAGGCATCCAAGAAGAAGACCGAGTCTG TGGCAGCTGTGGATTCTGCTGATGCTCCGCTGTACCTGCCCTACAAGGCTCTGGTGTCCACCATCAGTAGCATGGTGTTCAGCGAGGGAGAGGCTCACAGGCTCATCGAGATCCTGTCTGAAAAAGTCGGCATCATTCAGGACACCTGGCACACG GCCACTCAGAAAGGAGACCCAGTGGCCGTCCTGAAGAAGCAgttggaggagagggagaaacagctgGCAGCAGAACAAGAGGACACTACTGCAGCGAAGAACCGCCTCAGAGAGCTCAGCAAG GAGCTGTCTGCCGAGAAGTCCAAGGTGGCCAGTGTGGAGACGAGGCTGAGCTCCCAGCTCAGTAAGAGGGAGCAAGAAATGATTGCTCTGCAAGCTCGCATGCAGGCCAGTTACCAGGACCACATCGCCCAGACCCAGGGGCTGAATGCCAAG ATCCTCAGCCTGCAGGACCAGCTGGAGAAAGGCCCCAATGCCCAGCTGGCCcatctgcagcaggagaacacgATTCTCCGCGACGCCCTCAACCAGGCCACCAGCCAGGtggagagcaa GCAGAATGCCGAGCTGGCCAAGCTGCGTCAGGAATGCACCAAGCTAACCAAGGAGCTCGGAGAGAAGGCCGACAGTCTGCTCGCTGATGAACACATCAGGAAAGGGCTGGAGGCCAAGGTCTCTGCCACCGAGAAGCAGCTCTCCCTGCTGCAG GCCAGCCATGCGGAGAGCGAGCAGGCGTTACAGAGGAGGttggaggaggtgtgtgaggagCTCaggacagcacagagcagaaatGGCAGTCTGCAGGCCACTTTGGACAAAGCTCAGCAGGACAGCAGCTCACTGTCAG AGTTTCAGGTGCGCATGGGGACGCTGGAGGCTGAGGTCAGGGAGCGCTCTGCTCAGGTGGACGCCCTCACTGCCCAGCTGGAggagacacaggcagagaagaaCCAGCTCGTACAGCAGGTGGCTTCCATCAACTCACTGCTGGAGGCCAGTCAGACCCAAAAGGAGGAGGATAACAGTCAG CAGGTGAATGCTGAGGAACTGGAACAGCTAAAGCTCAG CCTTCAGGAGAGAGACGGCCAGTTGAGCACACTTCACGAGGAACTGAAGCAACTGCAGACGAAGCAGGAAGCTGCT GAGAAAACCATCGTTGAGCTAGAGCAAAGAAATAAGAG tgagGACGGCAGCCTTATCGCATCACTTCAGGATGAACTTAAAAACCTCAAAGAAGAGATGGTGCAGCTGAACAGCACACCG CAGCCAGATAGCTCCACAGAGCTCCAGCTACTACAGAGCAG TCTGACTGAGAAGGAAGCTCTGGTCACATCACTACAAGAGGAGCTGAgggaagtgagagaaaagacGGCCACTGATGCA CAGAACGCTCTGGGAGAACTGACAGCGTTTCAAACTGAAGCTAAAGAAACTCTCCAGGCGCTCTTCCCTCAGATACCAGCAGAGACGGAGCAG TCCAACTGGATACAAGTATTTGCTCAGAAAGCTCAGGAGGCTCTCAGCCAGCAGAGCCAGGAGTCCCAGTCAAGCACAGAGCTGCCT gAGTTGCTGGAGAAACTGAAGGAGGCCGAGGAGAGCCATGGGACCCTGCAGGCTGAGTGTGATCAGTACAGGACAGTCCTGGCTGAAACA GAAGGAATGCTGAAACATCTGCAGAAGAgcgtggaggaagaggagcttgTATGGAAGTCCAAGATGGCTGactcagaggagcagctgagggCG GCTTTGGAGAAGGCCGGCAAGCTGGAGGCAGAAAACCAAAGTATAGATCAG TTGAAGGAGCAGGTGATGCTGCTGGAGGCTCAgctggagaagcaggcagacTACCAGGAGAGCTCAGAGGAGATGGAGCAG ctgaagctgcagctgtcagaggcTCAGAGCCAGCTGGATTTGGCCCAGAAGGAGGCCCAGGCACACAAGGAGGAGCTTACACAG GTCAGAGAGCAGCTGGGCGAGATCACGATGCGGGCTCAGCGAGAGCAGAATGGCCCAGCTGAGGCTCAACCCAGTCAG GTTCAGGGCGAGCTGAGTCAGACGGCTGAGATGCTGCACGGGGAGGCGGctcagaagcagcagctgtcagaggagGTTGAGCAG GCCCAGAAGACTATAAGTGAACTTCAGGCTCAGCTGGATCTGCTGAAGGATTCTGCAGAGTCACCACAAGCTGACACGGAGGACGTTGCTCAGCTGAAG GAGCGcctggagaaggagaagaagctgTCCAAAGACCTGGGCCAGGCCGCCACCAAGCTCCAGCAGCTTCTCAAAGCCACTCAGGAGCAGCTGACCAAAGAGAGGGACACCGTGAGGACACTACAGGAGCACCTGGAGGGCAAG GGAGAATACGTGGAGCTGAAGGAAGGAACCTCCGTGTGA
- the rrbp1a gene encoding ribosome-binding protein 1a isoform X2 has protein sequence MDIYDPQTLGIMVFGGFMVISAVGIALVSTFSMKETSYEEALAKQRRELGKIQSARSEKKKKDKVSEKKTRGKKKEEKPNGKIPEPEKVQEEAEAEAEAEAVIEPAAAPVVAAAPVPEPVPAFEAKPAAAPEDTQPKTAADPSPAPTDASPAPSPKEKKKKKVAKVEPASSQPAPPVSAPAPVKSSPVPASTPSSAAAPAKAAPASAKAAPAPAKSAPAPAPAKSSPAPASAKSAPPSAKPAPAKSAAAPAKSPAAPSKTAPVLEAVTKDVPVMAVPPVGAQQAPAAAAKAQEPKKKASKKKTESVAAVDSADAPLYLPYKALVSTISSMVFSEGEAHRLIEILSEKVGIIQDTWHTATQKGDPVAVLKKQLEEREKQLAAEQEDTTAAKNRLRELSKELSAEKSKVASVETRLSSQLSKREQEMIALQARMQASYQDHIAQTQGLNAKILSLQDQLEKGPNAQLAHLQQENTILRDALNQATSQVESKQNAELAKLRQECTKLTKELGEKADSLLADEHIRKGLEAKVSATEKQLSLLQASHAESEQALQRRLEEVCEELRTAQSRNGSLQATLDKAQQDSSSLSEFQVRMGTLEAEVRERSAQVDALTAQLEETQAEKNQLVQQVASINSLLEASQTQKEEDNSQQVNAEELEQLKLSLQERDGQLSTLHEELKQLQTKQEAAEKTIVELEQRNKSEDGSLIASLQDELKNLKEEMVQLNSTPQPDSSTELQLLQSSLTEKEALVTSLQEELREVREKTATDANALGELTAFQTEAKETLQALFPQIPAETEQSNWIQVFAQKAQEALSQQSQESQSSTELPELLEKLKEAEESHGTLQAECDQYRTVLAETEGMLKHLQKSVEEEELVWKSKMADSEEQLRAALEKAGKLEAENQSIDQLKEQVMLLEAQLEKQADYQESSEEMEQLKLQLSEAQSQLDLAQKEAQAHKEELTQVREQLGEITMRAQREQNGPAEAQPSQVQGELSQTAEMLHGEAAQKQQLSEEVEQAQKTISELQAQLDLLKDSAESPQADTEDVAQLKERLEKEKKLSKDLGQAATKLQQLLKATQEQLTKERDTVRTLQEHLEGKGEYVELKEGTSV, from the exons ATGGATATCTATGACCCCCAGACCCTTGGGATAATGGTGTTTGGTGGATTCATGGTGATCTCTGCTGTTGGGATCGCCCTCGTCTCCACCTTCTCCATGAAGGAGACCTCGTATGAGGAGGCCTTGGCCAAACAGCGCAGAGAGTTGGGTAAGATTCAGTCTGCTCGGtctgagaaaaagaagaaggacaAAGTATCTGAGAAGAAGACCCgtggaaagaagaaagaggaaaagccCAACGGAAAGATACCAGAGCCTGAGAAAGTCCAAGAGGAAGCCGAAGCTGAAGCCGAAGCCGAAGCAGTCATTGAGCCTGCTGCTGCCCCAGTGGTAGCAGCGGCTCCTGTCCCGGAGCCTGTCCCAGCGTTTGAGGCCAAACCAGCTGCAGCGCCAGAAGACACGCAGCCCAAGACTGCCGCTGACCCGAGCCCTGCTCCGACCGACGCCTCACCTGCCCCCTCGCctaaagagaagaagaagaagaaggtggcTAAAGTGGAGCCAGCCTCCAGCCAGCCCGCTCCACCTGTGTCTGCCCCCGCGCCAGTCAAGTCCTCCCCGGTCCCTGCATCCACCCCATCCTCTGCAGCTGCCCCCGCCAAGGCTGCCCCTGCATCAGCCAAGGCTGCCCCTGCCCCTGCTAAGTCTGCCCCCGCACCTGCACCAGCTAAGTCCTCTCCTGCCCCGGCCTCAGCCAAGTCTGCCCCTCCGTCAGCCAAACCAGCCCCCGCCAAGTCTGCCGCAGCCCCGGCCAAGTCTCCAGCGGCTCCATCCAAGACTGCCCCGGTGCTGGAGGCTGTCACTAAGGATGTCCCGGTGATGGCAGTGCCCCCAGTGGGGGCCCAGcaggctcctgctgctgcagcaaaagCACAGGAGCCCAAGAAGAAGGCATCCAAGAAGAAGACCGAGTCTG TGGCAGCTGTGGATTCTGCTGATGCTCCGCTGTACCTGCCCTACAAGGCTCTGGTGTCCACCATCAGTAGCATGGTGTTCAGCGAGGGAGAGGCTCACAGGCTCATCGAGATCCTGTCTGAAAAAGTCGGCATCATTCAGGACACCTGGCACACG GCCACTCAGAAAGGAGACCCAGTGGCCGTCCTGAAGAAGCAgttggaggagagggagaaacagctgGCAGCAGAACAAGAGGACACTACTGCAGCGAAGAACCGCCTCAGAGAGCTCAGCAAG GAGCTGTCTGCCGAGAAGTCCAAGGTGGCCAGTGTGGAGACGAGGCTGAGCTCCCAGCTCAGTAAGAGGGAGCAAGAAATGATTGCTCTGCAAGCTCGCATGCAGGCCAGTTACCAGGACCACATCGCCCAGACCCAGGGGCTGAATGCCAAG ATCCTCAGCCTGCAGGACCAGCTGGAGAAAGGCCCCAATGCCCAGCTGGCCcatctgcagcaggagaacacgATTCTCCGCGACGCCCTCAACCAGGCCACCAGCCAGGtggagagcaa GCAGAATGCCGAGCTGGCCAAGCTGCGTCAGGAATGCACCAAGCTAACCAAGGAGCTCGGAGAGAAGGCCGACAGTCTGCTCGCTGATGAACACATCAGGAAAGGGCTGGAGGCCAAGGTCTCTGCCACCGAGAAGCAGCTCTCCCTGCTGCAG GCCAGCCATGCGGAGAGCGAGCAGGCGTTACAGAGGAGGttggaggaggtgtgtgaggagCTCaggacagcacagagcagaaatGGCAGTCTGCAGGCCACTTTGGACAAAGCTCAGCAGGACAGCAGCTCACTGTCAG AGTTTCAGGTGCGCATGGGGACGCTGGAGGCTGAGGTCAGGGAGCGCTCTGCTCAGGTGGACGCCCTCACTGCCCAGCTGGAggagacacaggcagagaagaaCCAGCTCGTACAGCAGGTGGCTTCCATCAACTCACTGCTGGAGGCCAGTCAGACCCAAAAGGAGGAGGATAACAGTCAG CAGGTGAATGCTGAGGAACTGGAACAGCTAAAGCTCAG CCTTCAGGAGAGAGACGGCCAGTTGAGCACACTTCACGAGGAACTGAAGCAACTGCAGACGAAGCAGGAAGCTGCT GAGAAAACCATCGTTGAGCTAGAGCAAAGAAATAAGAG tgagGACGGCAGCCTTATCGCATCACTTCAGGATGAACTTAAAAACCTCAAAGAAGAGATGGTGCAGCTGAACAGCACACCG CAGCCAGATAGCTCCACAGAGCTCCAGCTACTACAGAGCAG TCTGACTGAGAAGGAAGCTCTGGTCACATCACTACAAGAGGAGCTGAgggaagtgagagaaaagacGGCCACTGATGCA AACGCTCTGGGAGAACTGACAGCGTTTCAAACTGAAGCTAAAGAAACTCTCCAGGCGCTCTTCCCTCAGATACCAGCAGAGACGGAGCAG TCCAACTGGATACAAGTATTTGCTCAGAAAGCTCAGGAGGCTCTCAGCCAGCAGAGCCAGGAGTCCCAGTCAAGCACAGAGCTGCCT gAGTTGCTGGAGAAACTGAAGGAGGCCGAGGAGAGCCATGGGACCCTGCAGGCTGAGTGTGATCAGTACAGGACAGTCCTGGCTGAAACA GAAGGAATGCTGAAACATCTGCAGAAGAgcgtggaggaagaggagcttgTATGGAAGTCCAAGATGGCTGactcagaggagcagctgagggCG GCTTTGGAGAAGGCCGGCAAGCTGGAGGCAGAAAACCAAAGTATAGATCAG TTGAAGGAGCAGGTGATGCTGCTGGAGGCTCAgctggagaagcaggcagacTACCAGGAGAGCTCAGAGGAGATGGAGCAG ctgaagctgcagctgtcagaggcTCAGAGCCAGCTGGATTTGGCCCAGAAGGAGGCCCAGGCACACAAGGAGGAGCTTACACAG GTCAGAGAGCAGCTGGGCGAGATCACGATGCGGGCTCAGCGAGAGCAGAATGGCCCAGCTGAGGCTCAACCCAGTCAG GTTCAGGGCGAGCTGAGTCAGACGGCTGAGATGCTGCACGGGGAGGCGGctcagaagcagcagctgtcagaggagGTTGAGCAG GCCCAGAAGACTATAAGTGAACTTCAGGCTCAGCTGGATCTGCTGAAGGATTCTGCAGAGTCACCACAAGCTGACACGGAGGACGTTGCTCAGCTGAAG GAGCGcctggagaaggagaagaagctgTCCAAAGACCTGGGCCAGGCCGCCACCAAGCTCCAGCAGCTTCTCAAAGCCACTCAGGAGCAGCTGACCAAAGAGAGGGACACCGTGAGGACACTACAGGAGCACCTGGAGGGCAAG GGAGAATACGTGGAGCTGAAGGAAGGAACCTCCGTGTGA
- the cfl1l gene encoding non-muscle cofilin 1-like, which produces MASGAKVADGVKELLDQMKVVKNDDNQKERIRFVVLYFKNGFIDVENVYREQDLEGEDVFKFFVSLLKPKQCRYVMYDCHFETTETSKKEELVFVLWAPDDSSIKDKLHCASSKGALKDVIKGAKHDLQINDFGECSSRMSFAEKLGKNIIKIEGASVTGV; this is translated from the exons ATG GCGTCCGGAGCTAAAGTCGCTGATGGAGTGAAAGAACTCCTCGATCAGATGAAAGTAGTGAAAAATGATGACAATCAGAAAGAGCGCATCAGATTTGTGGTACTTTACTTCAAGAACGGTTTCATTGACGTGGAGAATGTCTACCGGGAACAAGATCTGGAGGGCGAGGACGTCTTCAAGTTCTTTGTGAGTTTGCTGAAGCCCAAGCAGTGCCGCTACGTCATGTATGACTGCCACTTCGAAACCACGGAAACCAGCAAAAAAGAAGAGCTGGTGTTCGTGCTGTG GGCTCCTGATGATTCAAGCATCAAAGATAAATTGCATTGTGCGAGCTCAAAAGGGGCCCTTAAGGACGTCATAAAGG GCGCCAAACATGACTTACAGATTAACGACTTTGGAGAGTGCAGCAGCCGGATGTCGTTTGCAGAAAAGCTCGGAAAGAACATAATCAAAATCGAGGGCGCCTCTGTGACGGGTGTTTGA